From Streptomonospora salina, the proteins below share one genomic window:
- a CDS encoding glycoside hydrolase family 3 protein, with amino-acid sequence MAGPRAATARRSRPLLSACSATAGALLLPFMVAAAPTAAAAPRCDSTEDCLAQMTLEEKAGQMTQVNHTDVMDDTDAVAEYGLGSLLSGGGAGPDGDAGGTAAEWADMYDDYQRAAMQSRLGIPLIYGVDAVHGHNNVEGATVFPHNIGLGATRNPELVRRAQNVTRHEVLGTGIDWNFAPAVSVPRDDRWGRTYEGFGEVPRLARTMGSASITGLQGHDLDSESVAATAKHYVADGGTAWGTGEGDYAIDQGDARMSERELRRIHLRPYRAAVRADVASVMVSFSSWDGLKIHQHEYLVDDVLKGELGYDGVVISDWAGVRQVEGGSYAEKLRASINAGLDMIMVPDDYEQNIDAIVGEVRAGRISEERIDDAVRRILDLKFDQELFDKPFTDRSYTGDVGSAEHRAVAREAVAQSQVLLKNDDVLPLSPDSGKDIVVGGKTADDLGYQMGGWSISWQGSGGDTTEGTTLWEAVQRETDGTDTEARFVGTDTGQDFSGDVGIWVGGETPYAEGIGDDGDLALSEADSEQLGDICAKTDVCIAMLVSGRPMIINEELETADAFVASWLPGTEGAGMTDVLFGHERFHGRLPVTWPSSVDQEPINRGDGQNPLFRLGYGLRH; translated from the coding sequence ATGGCAGGTCCCCGCGCGGCCACCGCGCGCAGATCCCGTCCGCTCCTCTCCGCTTGCTCGGCGACCGCAGGTGCCCTACTGCTGCCGTTCATGGTGGCGGCAGCCCCGACCGCCGCCGCGGCACCCCGCTGCGACTCCACCGAGGACTGCCTCGCGCAGATGACCCTTGAGGAGAAAGCGGGCCAGATGACGCAGGTGAACCACACCGACGTCATGGACGACACGGATGCCGTCGCCGAGTACGGCCTCGGTTCCCTGCTCTCCGGCGGCGGCGCCGGTCCGGACGGCGACGCCGGCGGAACAGCCGCCGAGTGGGCCGACATGTACGACGACTACCAGCGCGCCGCCATGCAGAGCCGGCTGGGCATCCCGCTGATCTACGGCGTCGACGCGGTGCACGGCCACAACAACGTCGAAGGCGCCACCGTCTTCCCCCACAACATCGGCCTGGGCGCTACGCGCAACCCCGAGCTGGTGCGGCGCGCCCAGAACGTCACGCGCCACGAGGTGCTGGGCACCGGTATCGACTGGAACTTCGCGCCTGCGGTGAGCGTGCCCCGCGACGACCGGTGGGGCCGCACCTACGAGGGATTCGGCGAAGTCCCCCGGCTCGCGCGCACGATGGGATCCGCCTCGATCACGGGCTTGCAGGGCCACGACCTCGACTCCGAGAGCGTCGCGGCGACCGCCAAGCACTACGTCGCCGACGGCGGCACCGCCTGGGGCACCGGCGAGGGCGATTACGCGATCGACCAGGGCGACGCGCGGATGAGCGAGCGCGAACTGCGCCGCATCCACCTGCGCCCCTACCGCGCTGCCGTGCGGGCCGACGTGGCCTCGGTGATGGTGTCCTTCAGCAGCTGGGACGGGCTGAAGATACACCAGCACGAGTACCTCGTCGACGACGTACTCAAGGGCGAGCTCGGCTACGACGGCGTGGTGATCTCCGACTGGGCCGGCGTGCGCCAGGTCGAGGGCGGCTCCTACGCGGAGAAACTCCGCGCGTCGATCAACGCCGGGCTGGACATGATCATGGTCCCCGACGATTACGAGCAGAACATCGACGCCATCGTCGGCGAGGTCCGCGCCGGCCGCATCAGTGAGGAGCGCATCGACGACGCGGTCCGGCGCATCCTGGACCTGAAGTTCGACCAGGAGCTGTTCGACAAGCCCTTCACCGACCGGAGCTACACCGGCGACGTGGGTTCCGCCGAGCACCGCGCGGTGGCACGCGAGGCGGTCGCCCAGTCGCAGGTGCTGCTGAAGAACGACGATGTGCTGCCGCTGTCGCCCGACTCCGGGAAGGACATCGTCGTGGGCGGCAAGACCGCCGACGACCTCGGCTACCAGATGGGCGGCTGGTCCATCAGCTGGCAGGGCAGCGGCGGCGACACCACCGAAGGCACCACGCTCTGGGAAGCCGTCCAGCGGGAGACCGACGGCACCGACACAGAGGCGCGGTTCGTCGGCACCGACACCGGACAGGACTTCTCCGGCGACGTCGGCATCTGGGTCGGCGGCGAAACGCCCTACGCCGAGGGCATCGGCGACGACGGCGACCTGGCGCTCAGCGAGGCCGACAGCGAGCAGCTCGGCGACATCTGCGCCAAAACCGACGTGTGCATCGCCATGCTGGTTTCGGGGCGCCCGATGATCATCAATGAGGAGCTTGAGACCGCCGACGCGTTCGTCGCCTCCTGGCTGCCGGGCACCGAGGGCGCGGGCATGACCGACGTCCTCTTCGGCCACGAACGCTTCCACGGACGCCTCCCGGTGACCTGGCCGTCCTCGGTCGACCAGGAACCCATCAACCGCGGCGACGGCCAGAACCCCCTCTTCCGCCTGGGCTACGGATTGCGCCACTGA
- the wrbA gene encoding NAD(P)H:quinone oxidoreductase, whose protein sequence is MSEPVKLSIIYYSSTGTGYAIAREIEEAAQKDGADVRLRKVPELAPAEAIAANPAWQANVEATADVAEAVPDDVVSADAVIFGSPTRYGNIASQLKQFIDQLGPQWQQGLLADKVYSGFTSSATLHGGQESTLLALSNTFYHFGGIIVAPGYTDASKFADGNPYGTSHVDAQGNSPVDDVTRTAAQVQSRRVVRVAADLKAGKTAA, encoded by the coding sequence ATGAGCGAGCCTGTGAAGCTGAGCATCATCTACTACTCCTCCACTGGAACGGGCTATGCCATCGCCCGCGAGATCGAGGAGGCCGCGCAGAAGGACGGCGCCGACGTCCGCCTGCGCAAGGTGCCCGAGCTGGCTCCCGCCGAAGCGATCGCCGCCAACCCGGCGTGGCAGGCCAACGTCGAGGCCACCGCGGACGTCGCCGAGGCGGTTCCGGACGACGTCGTCTCGGCGGACGCCGTCATCTTCGGCTCGCCCACCCGCTACGGCAACATCGCCTCGCAGCTGAAGCAGTTCATCGACCAGCTCGGCCCGCAGTGGCAGCAGGGCCTGCTCGCCGACAAGGTCTACAGCGGCTTCACCTCTTCGGCCACGCTGCACGGCGGCCAGGAGTCGACGCTGCTGGCGCTGTCGAACACCTTCTACCACTTCGGCGGCATCATCGTGGCCCCCGGCTACACCGACGCGAGCAAGTTCGCCGACGGCAACCCCTACGGCACGTCGCACGTGGACGCCCAGGGCAACAGCCCCGTCGACGACGTGACGCGCACCGCAGCGCAGGTCCAGTCCCGGCGCGTGGTCCGCGTAGCCGCCGACCTCAAGGCCGGTAAGACGGCCGCCTGA
- a CDS encoding winged helix DNA-binding domain-containing protein: protein MHAQLLMGPPAAGAAGAVRAAAALQAQDAYAVRAAIRARTAGLEAADVRSAMVQERSIVRTWAMRGTLHAVPASDAGWIVDLLGPVFVRRFRTRRLALGLDDALCERSEAAIGEVLSGGAARTREELIEDLNGIGVPVPEGGQAPAHLVAYAALRGIVCRGPDTAGGDSGEPTYVLMRDWVGPWEPRDTGSALLKLARRYLWAHGPAALEDFAAWSGLPARPARRGWDLVASEAAEVSTSRGPALAPREVAEALPSAAPAPAVRLVGAFDACLLGYKGRDVVVPPQYARRIAPGGGIVHPAVLVDGRAVARWRWGRGGAAVVVEPFEPVPDRLRERLEDEVADIGRFLGAHSLRLDLHEPNGRD from the coding sequence ATGCATGCGCAGCTGCTGATGGGGCCGCCTGCCGCCGGGGCGGCGGGGGCGGTGCGGGCGGCCGCGGCCCTGCAGGCCCAGGACGCCTACGCGGTCCGAGCGGCGATCCGCGCCCGGACCGCGGGTTTGGAGGCCGCCGACGTCCGGAGCGCGATGGTCCAAGAGCGCTCGATCGTGCGTACGTGGGCCATGCGGGGGACCCTGCACGCGGTGCCCGCGTCCGATGCCGGCTGGATCGTGGATCTGCTGGGGCCGGTGTTCGTGCGCCGGTTCCGTACCCGACGCTTGGCCCTGGGGCTGGACGACGCGTTGTGCGAACGCTCCGAAGCCGCGATCGGCGAGGTGCTGTCGGGCGGTGCGGCCCGGACGCGCGAGGAACTGATCGAGGATCTCAACGGGATCGGCGTGCCCGTCCCCGAAGGCGGGCAGGCACCGGCGCACCTGGTCGCCTATGCGGCGTTGCGCGGGATCGTCTGCCGGGGGCCCGACACGGCGGGCGGCGACTCCGGCGAGCCGACCTATGTCCTGATGCGCGACTGGGTGGGCCCGTGGGAGCCCCGCGACACCGGTTCCGCGCTGCTGAAATTGGCGCGACGCTACCTGTGGGCGCACGGGCCCGCGGCGTTGGAGGACTTCGCGGCGTGGTCCGGGCTCCCGGCGCGCCCTGCGCGCCGCGGCTGGGACCTGGTGGCCTCCGAAGCGGCCGAGGTGTCTACGAGCCGCGGTCCGGCGCTGGCGCCGCGGGAAGTCGCCGAGGCGCTGCCCTCCGCGGCACCGGCGCCTGCTGTGCGGTTGGTCGGAGCGTTCGACGCCTGTCTGCTGGGCTACAAGGGGCGCGATGTTGTGGTGCCGCCGCAGTATGCGCGCCGGATAGCGCCGGGCGGCGGGATCGTCCACCCGGCCGTGCTCGTCGACGGGCGCGCCGTGGCGCGGTGGAGGTGGGGGCGCGGCGGCGCAGCGGTGGTGGTCGAGCCCTTCGAACCCGTTCCGGACCGACTCCGCGAGCGTCTGGAGGACGAGGTGGCCGATATCGGTCGGTTCCTGGGTGCACACTCACTGCGGCTGGATCTGCACGAGCCGAACGGACGTGACTGA
- a CDS encoding SDR family oxidoreductase encodes MAINPTPTLVTGGTGTLGSRVVRRLVQDDDTEVRVLSRRAAPAESRGARWFTGDLAAGRGLRRALDGVDTVVHCAHAPAFPLEEISAAAHLLTEATRARIRHFLYISIVGVDYVPLRYYRSKLAVEDLIEESGLAFTILRTAQFHELVDRLLSGVVRLPFVPVPAGFWFQPVAADEVAERLVGLARESPEGRAHDMGGPEVRSVESLAASYERIRGRQRPVKKVPIPGKTASAFRTGANLASGRPVGCRTWERHLHTPTTAPHP; translated from the coding sequence ATGGCGATCAACCCGACACCGACACTGGTCACAGGCGGGACCGGAACGCTGGGGAGCCGCGTCGTCCGGCGCTTGGTGCAGGACGACGACACCGAGGTCCGCGTCCTCAGCCGGCGGGCCGCCCCCGCTGAGAGCCGCGGAGCCAGGTGGTTCACCGGCGATCTCGCCGCGGGCCGCGGGCTGAGGCGGGCGCTGGACGGTGTCGATACCGTCGTGCACTGCGCCCACGCCCCCGCGTTCCCGCTGGAGGAGATATCGGCCGCCGCGCATCTGCTGACGGAGGCGACGCGCGCCCGGATCAGACACTTCCTCTACATCTCCATCGTGGGGGTCGACTATGTGCCGCTCCGGTACTACCGAAGCAAGCTCGCGGTGGAGGATCTGATCGAGGAGTCCGGGCTGGCGTTCACGATCCTGCGCACCGCACAGTTCCACGAACTCGTCGATCGGTTGCTGAGCGGTGTGGTCCGCCTGCCGTTCGTTCCGGTCCCGGCGGGGTTCTGGTTCCAGCCGGTGGCCGCCGACGAGGTCGCGGAGCGCCTCGTCGGGCTAGCACGGGAGAGTCCGGAGGGCCGTGCACACGACATGGGCGGCCCCGAGGTCAGGTCGGTCGAGAGCCTCGCCGCCTCCTACGAGCGGATCCGGGGCCGGCAGCGGCCGGTGAAGAAGGTCCCGATTCCAGGGAAGACCGCCTCGGCTTTCCGCACCGGCGCCAACCTCGCGAGCGGCCGCCCGGTGGGGTGTCGGACGTGGGAGCGCCACCTGCACACACCCACCACCGCCCCCCACCCCTGA
- the paaD gene encoding 1,2-phenylacetyl-CoA epoxidase subunit PaaD: MVSAQRAGAPAQAARAESDRVRARQAAAAVTDPELPMLTLADLGILRAVDADGDGGAVVWITPTYSGCPAIGVIRADVDRALRGAGFDSVEVRTVLDPPWSTDRITERGRRLLAEHGVSPPGAAPHRGGPVPLSLTPRRRALHCPRCGSGAAELTSEFGSTACKALYRCTACAEPFEHIKEI, from the coding sequence CTGGTGAGCGCCCAGCGCGCGGGAGCCCCCGCACAGGCCGCTCGGGCCGAATCCGACCGGGTGCGGGCCCGGCAGGCGGCAGCGGCGGTCACCGATCCCGAGCTGCCCATGCTCACCCTGGCCGACCTGGGCATCCTGCGCGCGGTCGACGCCGACGGCGACGGCGGTGCCGTCGTGTGGATCACCCCCACCTACTCGGGATGCCCGGCCATCGGCGTCATCCGCGCCGATGTGGACCGGGCGCTGCGTGGTGCCGGGTTCGACAGCGTGGAGGTGCGCACGGTGCTCGACCCGCCGTGGAGCACCGACCGGATCACCGAACGCGGCAGGCGGCTGCTCGCCGAGCACGGCGTCTCACCGCCCGGCGCTGCGCCGCACCGCGGCGGCCCGGTGCCGCTGTCGCTGACCCCGCGCCGCCGCGCCCTGCACTGTCCCCGGTGCGGTTCCGGAGCCGCCGAGCTGACCTCCGAATTCGGTTCCACGGCCTGCAAGGCGCTGTACCGCTGCACGGCGTGCGCCGAACCCTTCGAGCACATCAAGGAGATCTGA
- a CDS encoding DMT family transporter: MAWLLLVVSGMLEAVWALALAASHGFTRLWPSLIFAVGLTLSMSGLAVALRSIPVGTGYAVWVGIGAVGTAVAGMVWFGEHASVARVVCLLLIVSGIVGLKLLH; encoded by the coding sequence ATGGCCTGGCTGTTGCTGGTGGTATCCGGAATGCTGGAGGCCGTCTGGGCGCTCGCGCTGGCCGCGTCGCACGGTTTCACGCGCCTGTGGCCGTCGCTGATCTTCGCGGTAGGGCTCACGCTCAGCATGTCCGGCCTCGCGGTCGCGCTGCGCTCGATCCCCGTCGGCACCGGATACGCCGTATGGGTGGGGATCGGCGCCGTCGGCACCGCTGTCGCCGGGATGGTGTGGTTCGGTGAGCACGCCAGTGTCGCGCGGGTCGTGTGCCTGCTGCTGATCGTCAGCGGGATCGTCGGACTCAAGCTGCTGCACTGA
- a CDS encoding ABC-F family ATP-binding cassette domain-containing protein — protein sequence MSHSIVCSELAFEWPDGTAVFSGLDAAFDSGRTGLIGLNGSGKSTLLKVITGELAPASGSVRVDGGIGYLDQGLPLDTGRTVAELLGIARTRAALRAIEAGDASEANFSAVGDDWDIEERATAELERFGIALDGPEPLDRTVASLSGGEAILAALAGLILRRPPVTLLDEPTNNLDARARALLYEAVDAWRGVLVVVSHDRELLERVDRIAELHGGGIRVWGGNYSAYAEQSATEQEAARRAVRTAETEVRKEKRQLIEARTKLDRRARYGRTMNESKREPKVVMNQRKRDAQVSAAKHRIMQAGKLEDAEQALAESESAVRDDERIRIRLPDTAVPAGRTVLELDGPQDRIHVRGPERIALTGDNGAGKTTLLRAVADAASAPHPALSVVRAADRVGYLPQRLDILDDAASVLDNVRAAAPEATPHEVRADLARFLIRGDRVEDPAGVLSGGERFRVSLARLLLADPPPHLLLLDEPTTNLDLHSAARLTEALAAYRGALIVAGHDTAFLTEIGITRWWRVERGGAPVESDPPPEAEA from the coding sequence TTGTCCCACTCCATCGTCTGCTCCGAACTCGCCTTCGAATGGCCTGACGGCACCGCCGTCTTCTCCGGGCTCGACGCCGCCTTCGACAGCGGGCGCACCGGGCTGATCGGGCTGAACGGCTCGGGCAAGTCCACCCTGCTCAAGGTCATCACCGGGGAGCTCGCCCCGGCCTCGGGCAGCGTCCGGGTGGACGGCGGCATCGGCTACCTCGACCAGGGCCTGCCCCTGGACACCGGGCGGACCGTCGCCGAACTGCTCGGCATCGCCCGCACCCGCGCCGCCCTGCGTGCCATCGAGGCCGGCGACGCCTCCGAAGCCAACTTCTCCGCCGTCGGCGACGACTGGGACATCGAGGAGCGCGCGACCGCCGAACTGGAGCGGTTCGGCATCGCGCTCGACGGCCCCGAGCCGCTGGACCGCACCGTCGCCTCGCTTTCCGGCGGCGAAGCGATTCTCGCCGCGCTGGCCGGACTCATCCTGCGCCGGCCGCCCGTCACCCTGCTCGACGAGCCGACCAACAACCTCGACGCCAGAGCCCGCGCTCTGCTGTACGAGGCCGTCGACGCCTGGCGCGGCGTGCTCGTCGTCGTCAGCCACGACCGCGAACTGCTGGAGCGGGTCGACCGCATCGCCGAACTGCACGGCGGCGGCATACGCGTCTGGGGCGGCAACTACTCCGCCTACGCCGAGCAGTCGGCAACGGAGCAGGAGGCGGCCCGACGCGCGGTCAGAACCGCCGAAACCGAGGTCCGCAAGGAGAAGCGCCAGCTCATCGAGGCGCGAACCAAGCTCGACCGCCGGGCGCGCTACGGCCGCACGATGAACGAGTCGAAGCGCGAGCCGAAGGTCGTCATGAACCAGCGCAAGCGCGACGCCCAGGTCTCGGCGGCCAAGCACCGCATCATGCAGGCGGGAAAGCTGGAAGACGCCGAGCAGGCGCTGGCCGAGTCCGAATCGGCGGTGCGCGACGACGAGCGGATCCGCATCCGGCTTCCCGACACCGCGGTTCCGGCCGGCCGCACCGTGCTGGAGCTGGACGGCCCGCAGGACCGCATCCACGTGCGCGGCCCCGAACGGATCGCGCTGACCGGAGACAACGGAGCGGGCAAGACCACGCTGCTGCGGGCGGTCGCCGACGCCGCATCGGCACCCCATCCCGCCCTCTCGGTGGTCCGCGCCGCCGATCGCGTGGGCTACCTGCCCCAGCGTCTGGACATCCTCGACGACGCGGCCAGCGTGCTGGACAACGTGCGCGCGGCCGCGCCCGAGGCGACGCCCCACGAGGTGCGCGCCGACCTGGCGCGCTTCCTCATCCGCGGCGACCGCGTCGAGGACCCGGCCGGGGTGCTCTCGGGGGGCGAGCGGTTCCGCGTCTCGCTGGCCCGCCTGCTGCTGGCCGACCCGCCTCCGCACCTGCTGCTGCTGGACGAGCCGACCACCAACCTCGATCTGCACAGCGCCGCCCGGCTGACCGAGGCGCTGGCGGCCTACCGCGGCGCGCTGATCGTGGCCGGGCACGACACGGCCTTCCTCACCGAGATCGGCATCACCCGGTGGTGGCGGGTGGAGCGGGGAGGCGCCCCGGTCGAGTCCGACCCACCGCCGGAAGCGGAAGCGTAA
- a CDS encoding cellulase family glycosylhydrolase produces the protein MRTRLALAASAAATLLLSLALVVQPANADTGFHIENGRLVDANGDDFVMRGVNHPHSWFTDETESFAEISSLGANAVRVVLSNGVQYNRNGADDVADVISECKANQLICVLEVHDTTGYGEESAASSLDEAVDYWIDIQSALEGEEAYTILNIGNEPYGNEGYEPWAADTSDAVDRLRDAGYEHTIMVDAPNWGQDWTNTMRDNAAQVFESDPDRNVLFDIHMYGVYEDAATIRDYLGYFVDNGLPIAVGEFGHDHSDGDPDEDAILATAEEYGLGYLGWSYSGNSGGVDYLDLTNDFNPDSLTPWGERLFEGENGIAATAETASVYDGSGDPDPTPDPTPTPTDEPTEEPSGACTADYTVQNEWDSGFVAEVTVTAQEAVSGWEVSWTYDDGQSVTSAWNAEVSSSGSQVAANDVSYNGGLDAGQSTAFGFQGTHSGGNPVPELTCSAP, from the coding sequence ATGCGAACACGCCTCGCCTTAGCCGCCTCAGCGGCCGCCACCCTCCTCCTATCCCTCGCCCTCGTCGTCCAGCCGGCCAACGCCGACACCGGGTTCCACATCGAGAACGGACGCCTGGTCGACGCCAACGGCGACGACTTCGTCATGCGCGGGGTCAACCACCCGCACTCCTGGTTCACCGACGAGACCGAGTCCTTCGCCGAGATCAGCTCGCTCGGCGCCAACGCGGTCCGCGTCGTGCTGAGCAACGGCGTCCAGTACAACCGCAACGGCGCCGACGACGTCGCCGACGTCATCAGCGAGTGCAAGGCCAACCAGCTCATCTGCGTACTGGAGGTGCACGACACCACCGGATACGGCGAAGAGAGCGCGGCCTCCTCCCTGGACGAGGCAGTCGACTACTGGATCGACATCCAGAGCGCGCTCGAAGGCGAAGAGGCCTACACCATCCTCAACATCGGCAACGAGCCCTACGGCAACGAGGGATACGAGCCCTGGGCCGCCGACACCTCCGACGCGGTCGACCGGCTGCGCGACGCCGGCTACGAACACACGATCATGGTCGACGCTCCCAACTGGGGCCAGGACTGGACCAACACCATGCGCGACAACGCCGCGCAGGTATTCGAGAGCGACCCCGACCGCAACGTCCTCTTCGACATCCACATGTACGGGGTCTACGAGGACGCCGCCACGATCCGGGACTACCTCGGATACTTCGTGGACAACGGGCTGCCCATCGCGGTCGGCGAGTTCGGACACGACCACAGTGACGGCGATCCCGACGAGGACGCCATCCTGGCCACTGCCGAGGAGTACGGCCTGGGCTATCTGGGCTGGTCCTACAGCGGCAACAGCGGCGGCGTCGACTACCTCGACCTGACGAACGACTTCAACCCCGACAGCCTGACCCCGTGGGGAGAGCGCCTGTTCGAGGGGGAGAACGGGATCGCCGCAACGGCCGAGACGGCGAGCGTCTACGACGGGTCGGGCGATCCCGATCCCACACCCGATCCGACCCCCACCCCCACGGACGAGCCCACCGAGGAACCGTCGGGAGCCTGCACGGCCGACTACACGGTGCAGAACGAGTGGGACAGCGGCTTCGTCGCCGAGGTGACCGTCACCGCGCAGGAAGCTGTCAGCGGCTGGGAGGTCTCCTGGACCTACGACGACGGCCAGAGTGTCACCAGCGCGTGGAACGCCGAAGTCAGCTCCAGCGGGTCGCAGGTGGCCGCGAACGACGTGTCCTACAACGGCGGCCTGGACGCCGGGCAGAGCACGGCGTTCGGTTTCCAGGGCACCCACAGCGGCGGCAACCCCGTCCCGGAGCTGACCTGCTCCGCGCCCTGA
- the paaB gene encoding 1,2-phenylacetyl-CoA epoxidase subunit PaaB, translated as MDTETTAPDWPLYEVFVRSKRGLNHVHVGSLHAADDTMALRNARDVYTRRNEGVSVWVVRSALITASSPDEKDPMFAPSGDKVYRHPTFYTVPDDVPRM; from the coding sequence ATGGACACCGAGACCACCGCACCCGACTGGCCGCTGTACGAGGTCTTCGTGCGCAGCAAGCGCGGGCTCAACCACGTGCACGTGGGCTCGCTGCACGCCGCCGACGACACCATGGCGCTGCGCAACGCCCGCGACGTCTACACCCGCCGCAACGAGGGCGTGAGCGTGTGGGTGGTGCGCTCCGCGCTCATCACCGCCTCCAGTCCCGACGAGAAGGACCCGATGTTCGCCCCCAGCGGCGACAAGGTCTACCGCCACCCCACCTTCTACACCGTCCCCGACGACGTCCCCCGTATGTGA
- the paaC gene encoding 1,2-phenylacetyl-CoA epoxidase subunit PaaC, whose translation MTHSPAAEPNEESVYAGLVDVGGDAAQWAFGAGFDDPLAGVDTTVPAGVDRADLAAYCLMLGDDALVLAQRLAEWCSNAPELEEDVALSNISLDLLGQGRLLLARAAAADPDSVPPLPSDSPVPAEDALAFFRDPGGFRNVALAEIPNGDFAQSTLRLLLFSAWRLALLEELRGSVDPVLAAVAAKGVAEVAYHRDHAARWTVALAQGTARSRRRIDAAAAAVWPHAAGLFAVHPVERRMAEAGAGVAPDAVRAACTAVLDDVLRAADLHRPALDAAAVRGRAGEHTPALSELLGDMQSLAREHPRGTW comes from the coding sequence ATGACGCACTCCCCCGCCGCCGAACCGAACGAGGAGTCGGTCTATGCGGGTCTGGTCGACGTCGGCGGCGACGCCGCGCAGTGGGCTTTCGGGGCCGGCTTCGACGATCCGCTGGCCGGCGTGGACACCACGGTGCCCGCAGGCGTCGACCGCGCCGACCTCGCCGCCTACTGCCTGATGCTCGGCGACGACGCGCTCGTGCTCGCCCAGCGCCTCGCCGAGTGGTGCAGCAACGCTCCCGAGCTGGAGGAGGACGTCGCACTCTCCAACATCTCCCTCGACCTGCTGGGCCAGGGGCGGCTGCTGCTGGCGCGCGCCGCCGCGGCCGACCCCGATTCGGTTCCCCCGCTGCCGTCCGACTCCCCTGTGCCCGCCGAGGACGCGCTCGCGTTCTTCCGCGACCCCGGCGGCTTCCGCAACGTCGCACTCGCCGAGATCCCCAACGGGGACTTCGCGCAGTCCACGCTGCGGCTGCTGCTGTTCTCCGCGTGGCGCCTGGCGCTGCTGGAGGAGCTGCGCGGCTCGGTCGACCCGGTGCTCGCCGCGGTCGCCGCCAAGGGTGTCGCCGAGGTCGCCTACCACCGCGACCACGCCGCACGGTGGACGGTGGCCCTGGCGCAGGGCACCGCGCGATCGCGCCGGCGTATCGATGCCGCCGCCGCGGCCGTCTGGCCGCACGCCGCCGGACTGTTCGCGGTGCACCCCGTGGAGCGCCGCATGGCCGAAGCGGGTGCGGGCGTCGCGCCGGACGCGGTCCGCGCGGCGTGCACGGCGGTCCTGGACGACGTCCTCCGAGCCGCCGACCTGCACCGTCCCGCCCTCGATGCCGCCGCCGTGCGCGGGCGCGCCGGCGAGCACACCCCGGCGCTGTCCGAGCTGCTGGGCGACATGCAGTCGCTGGCCCGGGAACACCCCAGGGGCACCTGGTGA
- the paaE gene encoding 1,2-phenylacetyl-CoA epoxidase subunit PaaE: protein MTATSSEPRRRTAPVFHTLCVSSVERLCPDAAAVTFEVPPESAADFAFRPGQSLTLRRWIDGGEHRRTYSICSPDGGPLRIGVREVPGGLFSAWLVNEIAPGTEVEVATPSGSFCADSAQGGRHLLVAAGSGITPVLSIAASLLHGHPGAEATLIYGNRTARTAMFAEELADLKNRFPDRLHLLHVLSREPRDAELLSGRLEPDRLRRVLEALVPLRGTAHVWLCGPYAMTEGARGVLADLGVPAERVHRELFHVDAPPPPPRRVEAAGPQTGGSLTVVLDGRTGTAPIPAGSTVLDSAQAARADMPFACRGGVCGTCRAKVTAGEVDMRRNFALEDAEVAEGFVLTCQSYPVTAEVTVDYDA, encoded by the coding sequence GTGACCGCCACCTCCAGCGAGCCGCGGCGGCGCACGGCCCCGGTTTTCCACACCCTGTGCGTGTCCTCCGTCGAGCGGCTGTGCCCCGACGCTGCGGCGGTGACGTTCGAGGTCCCCCCGGAATCGGCCGCCGACTTCGCGTTCCGGCCCGGCCAGTCGCTGACGCTGCGCCGCTGGATCGACGGCGGCGAACACCGGCGCACCTACTCGATCTGCTCCCCCGACGGCGGGCCGCTGCGCATCGGCGTCCGCGAGGTCCCCGGCGGCCTGTTCTCCGCATGGCTGGTGAACGAGATCGCCCCCGGCACAGAGGTCGAGGTGGCCACGCCCTCCGGCTCGTTCTGCGCCGACTCCGCCCAGGGCGGGCGGCACCTGCTCGTCGCCGCGGGCTCGGGCATCACCCCGGTGCTGTCGATCGCGGCGTCGCTGCTGCACGGCCACCCCGGAGCCGAGGCCACGCTGATCTACGGCAACCGCACCGCGCGCACGGCCATGTTCGCCGAGGAGCTCGCCGACCTGAAGAACCGCTTCCCCGACCGGCTCCACCTCCTCCACGTGCTCTCCCGCGAACCCCGCGACGCCGAACTGCTGTCGGGGCGGCTGGAGCCCGACCGGCTCCGCCGGGTGCTGGAGGCGCTCGTTCCGCTGCGGGGCACCGCCCACGTGTGGCTGTGCGGGCCCTACGCCATGACCGAGGGCGCGCGCGGCGTCCTCGCCGATCTGGGCGTGCCCGCCGAGCGGGTGCACCGCGAGCTGTTCCACGTGGACGCCCCACCGCCCCCGCCGCGCCGCGTCGAGGCCGCCGGGCCCCAGACCGGAGGAAGCCTCACCGTCGTGCTCGACGGGCGCACCGGTACCGCGCCGATACCCGCCGGATCCACCGTCCTCGACTCCGCCCAGGCCGCGCGTGCGGATATGCCCTTCGCCTGCCGCGGCGGAGTATGCGGCACCTGCCGCGCCAAGGTCACCGCCGGCGAGGTGGACATGCGCCGCAATTTCGCGCTGGAAGACGCCGAGGTCGCCGAGGGCTTCGTGCTGACCTGCCAGTCCTATCCCGTCACCGCCGAAGTGACGGTGGACTACGACGCGTGA